In a genomic window of Muntiacus reevesi chromosome 1, mMunRee1.1, whole genome shotgun sequence:
- the IL17RA gene encoding interleukin-17 receptor A translates to MGAPRRRPRVFLGSPPGPSLLLFLLLLRPPGLGLASPRLLDHPAPVCSQEGLNCTVKNSTCLDDSWIHPRNLTPSSPKNVQTQLRFASTQQGHLLPVVHIEWTLQTDASVLYLEGAELSILQLNTNERLCVRFEFLTTLRHHYKRWRFAFNHFVVEPGEEYEVTVHHLPKPIPDGDPNHQSRNFLVPDCDDPRMKDTTPCVSSGSLWDPNITVETLEAHQLRLSFTPWNESTSYQVLLQSFPHAENQSCFRHVVDLPVSSQEAAQQHCHITITLPDSSWCCRHHVQIQPFFSSCLNDCLRHSVSVPCPEVPLTPDAAEDHTPLWVSVFITGLSILLVGSVILLILCMTWRLPGFRQGKHEDGTKDTEILPTAISLSPPPLKPRKVWIVYSADHPLYVDVVLKFAQFLLTVCGTEVALDLLEEQAISEVGVMTWVGRQKQEVADSNSKIVVLCSRGTRAKWQAMLGWEDAAAMQLRCDRGQPAGDLFTAAMNMILPDFKRPACFGTYIVCYFSDISCEADVPDLFNITSRYALMDRFEEVYFRIQDLEMFGPGRMHRVGALAAQNYLQSPSGRQLCEAVQRFRRWQAQRPDWFELENLRSADGQDFQSLDEEAFEEEPMPGGGIVRQEPLVREPTSQDHLLVELLLAGEGGGGVARLEPQPQAPGQPAAPTLQTMVVPVDRAPRTQVVEPVPQEVGSGAGRLALVEGDEACPLLGSQGPRRNSVLFLPMGRLPPPQQSPSLQDVLTPPEEEQRRSVQSDQGYISRSSPQPPDDDDDDDGEGVGEEDGGQPLSPQGLESLRSLQLLLFFQELSKNPGLEPEGPPFGALPQPGR, encoded by the exons GGGCTGAACTGCACAGTCAAGAACA GTACCTGCCTGGATGACAGCTGGATCCATCCTCGGAACCTCACCCCCTCATCCCCAAAAAACGTGCAGACCCAGCTGCGCTTCGCCAGCACGCAGCAAGGACACCTGCTTCCCGTGGTTCACATCGAGTGGACGCTGCAGACTGATG CCAGCGTCCTCTACCTGGAGGGGGCGGAGCTGTCCATCCTGCAGCTGAACACCAACGAGCGTCTGTGTGTCAGGTTTGAGTTTCTGACCACACTGAGGCATCATTACAAGCGG TGGCGATTTGCCTTCAACCACTTCGTGGTAGAACCCGGAGAGGAGTACGAGGTGACCGTCCACCACCTGCCTAAGCCCATCCCTGACGGGGACCCAAACCACCAATCCAGAAACTTCCTGGTGCCCG ACTGCGATGACCCCAGGATGAAGGACACCACGCCATGCGTGAGCTCAG GCAGCCTGTGGGACCCCAACATCACCGTGGAGACCCTCGAGGCCCACCAGCTGCGGCTGAGCTTCACCCCGTGGAACGAGTCCACCAGTTACCAGGTCCTGCTGCAAAGCTTCCCGCACGCGGAGAACCAGAGCTGCTTCCGACATGTCGTCGACCTGCCCGTG TCCTCACAGGAAGCCGCCCAGCAGCACTGCCACATCACGATCACCCTGCCGGACTCCAGCTGGTGCTGCCGGCACCATGTGCAG ATCCAGCCCTTCTTCAGCAGCTGCCTCAACGACTGCCTCCGACACTCAGTGTCCGTGCCCTGCCCAGAGGTCCCGCTCACCCCAG ACGCTGCTGAAG ACCACACGCCCCTGTGGGTGTCTGTGTTCATCACAGGCCTCTCCATCCTGCTTGTGGGCTCCGTCATCCTGCTCATCCTCTGCATGACCTGGCGGCTACCAG ggTTCCGTCAAGGAAAACATGAAGATGGCACCAAAGACACAG AGATCCTGCCCACTGCCATCAGCCTGAGCCCCCCGCCCCTGAAGCCCAGGAAGGTCTGGATCGTTTACTCTGCAGACCACCCCCTCTACGTGGACGTGGTCCTCAAGTTCGCCCAGTTCCTGCTCACCGTGTGTGGCACCGAAGTGGCCCTGGACCTGCTGGAGGAGCAGGCCATCTCGGAGGTAGGAGTCATGACCTGGGTGGGGCGCCAGAAGCAGGAAGTGGCGGACAGCAACTCCAAGATCGTCGTCCTGTGCTCCCGAGGCACCCGGGCCAAGTGGCAGGCCATGCTTGGCTGGGAGGATGCCGCCGCCATGCAGCTCCGCTGTGACCGCGGGCAGCCGGCGGGGGACCTGTTCACAGCGGCCATGAACATGATCCTGCCGGATTTCAAGAGGCCGGCCTGCTTTGGTACCTACATCGTCTGCTACTTCAGCGACATCAGCTGTGAGGCGGACGTACCCGACCTGTTCAACATCACCTCCCGCTATGCGCTCATGGACCGGTTCGAGGAGGTCTACTTCCGCATCCAGGACCTGGAGATGTTCGGGCCGGGCCGCATGCACCGCGTGGGGGCGCTAGCGGCCCAGAACTACCTGCAGAGCCCCAGCGGCCGGCAGCTCTGCGAGGCCGTGCAGCGCTTCCGCCGCTGGCAGGCCCAGCGCCCGGACTGGTTCGAACTGGAGAACCTCCGCTCGGCGGACGGCCAGGACTTCCAGTCCCTGGACGAGGAGGCCTTCGAGGAGGAGCCGATGCCCGGAGGAGGGATCGTCCGGCAGGAGCCGCTGGTGCGGGAGCCCACTTCCCAGGATCACCTGCTGGTGGAGCTGCTCCTCGCCGGGGAAGGAGGGGGCGGCGTGGCACGGCTGGAGCCCCAACCTCAGGCCCCGGGGCAGCCGGCAGCCCCAACGCTCCAGACCATGGTGGTCCCGGTGGACAGGGCCCCTCGGACTCAGGTAGTGGAGCCCGTCCCACAGGAGGTGGGCAGCGGCGCTGGCCGGCTGGCCCTGGTGGAGGGAGACGAGGCCTGCCCGCTGCTGGGGAGCCAGGGTCCCCGGCGGAACAGCGTCCTCTTCCTCCCCATGGGACGGCTCCCGCCCCCGCAGCAgagccccagcctccaggatgTGCTCACGCCCCCCGAGGAGGAGCAGCGGCGGTCTGTGCAATCGGACCAGGGCTACATCTCCAGGAGCTCCCCGCAGCCCCCCGACGATGACGACGACGACGACGGGGAGGGAGTTGGAGAGGAGGACGGGGGGCAGCCACTGTCCCCCCAGGGCCTGGAGAGCCTGCGCAGCCTCCAGCTGCTGCTCTTCTTCCAGGAGCTTAGCAAGAACCCTGGCCTTGAGCCGGAGGGGCCACCATTCGGGGCCCTCCCCCAGCCGGGGCGGTGA